Genomic window (Culex pipiens pallens isolate TS chromosome 3, TS_CPP_V2, whole genome shotgun sequence):
GTACGCAAACCTGTGCTAGCAACTTTCCCATCTGCATGCATTCTGCGGTGTTTTTTCCAAGACGTTAAGACGCCCTGCGGCTCGGGAAACACCTGTCCAATATTTACCGGAAAAACAGATAAAAGTTCGAAAGCAacctaaaaaatatgaatttttaactGATTGAGTCGGATTGAGTAATGTTTTGAATATCTGACAAAGAAAACTGTCAttgaaaaacgtaacgcctctGAAAATCCAGTGAACTAAGATAGCAAAACATAACTTCTCATGTTAGGTTTTTCCTGAAGGGGGGATGTACCACGATGTACCGCGTAACGCAACCATAAATTAAATACCAGTGCTccctctggattactctgtggCTCCACCTTGGTGTAGTACGCACGCAGATGGTTCAACGGACGCGCGGGAAAGCCCCCCGCTCGGCCATCTCGCGCTGGATGTCGTAGAACAGGGGGCCGGTGCATTTCCCTGCGCGCCGGAACTCCTCCACGCTGTGGGTGAGACAGGCTCGCAGCAGGGCTTGCACCTCCAGCGGCTGGAAGTTGGTGCCACGACGACGCGATGCCGACATGGCTGAGCTTAATGGTGTGATCTGATGATCTGATAAATCGTAACAAACTTTGGagtggtttgtttttgtttacgatTGGgcgacgttcaattacagcggTACCATAAAAAGCACCCTCATGAACTCCGATTAAAATAAACGTGTACAACATTGCGCGCGCATTTTGTCGGTTTGTTGCTGCAATTGCAACTTAAGTTTCACAAAAAGCAAAATGGAAATTCCCGACGAATTCCTGGTGGACGCGGATTCGTTCTACGTCGGCATCGACCGGCTGCAATATTTGTCGTGCCGAAGCTGCTCGCGGTTCACTCCGTTCCTGGTGTACCTCCCGCCCAATGACGGCAACCAGCACGTCGTGTTCGGTCTTCAGGTGAGTTAGCTTGATAACGGGAATCTGGAGCAAAATCGTCATTCATCGTTTCTTACAGAAAGACCAACTCCTGTTCTGCCCGGGCTGCGTCCCCCGGCGGCAGCACCTGCTCCAGATGTACCCGCTGCTCGGCGAAAGTGTCCTCTGCGATAACGCTCTGCTGGCGGCGTTGCAGGGCTTTGAGTACTCGAATCCGTTTTACCGGAAGTACGCCCGTATGGCGCGCACCCTCGTGACGGTCGAGACTCGCTTGGATGGAGAGCTGCCGGCCGATTCATTCTGCCTGGCGGTGGACGCGCGCTTCGAGCTCGTGCGACGGCTGTTTGGCGGAGTTCACACGCTGGAGAACTGGAAGTATTCGGGGCTGCAGGAGATTGGGACGGTGCTGGCGGCCAAGGCCGCGGAGATCAGACAGTTTTACGGAGAAAATCAGCTGATGAAGTCACCGGTTCGGGTCGAGGCTTGCCCGGTGGTGGAGGAGATTTGGGAAGAGGGGGAAATGGAACCGCTGGTTGACGTCGGATCTAGTCAGGAGGGGAGTGAAACACTGAATGCCACCCTTCAGCCGTACATTGCCGTAGACAAACGGTTCAATCTGACCGTGCTAAGCTCCAAATCTCCTTACTCGTGCGGCATTTGCCTGTTGACCGAGAAGGATGTACTTCGGTTTGGGGAATTTATCGAAAAGCAGCAAAAGAAGGACATTTTCCGGTGCCATTACTTTTGTCTGCTAACCGGAACATACATCGTACAGAACGGGAGGGAGACGTCGGGAGTTCTCGGATTTCTCGTGAACGACATCTACAGTTCGTTCAAGAGGTACCGCCAAAACAAGTGCTGCTACTGTGGCCAGCTTTCGGCAGCCGTCGTATGCGTTGAACCGGGTTGCGAGAGATCGTTTCACTACATTTGTGGCGTCAAAAACAACTGCCTGACTCAGTTTAGCGGCCCAAATCCATCCTACTGTCACGAACATGCCCCGAATGACCACCCGGAATGTCACAGCGAAAATCAAACCTGCTGGATCTGCTGTGAGGAAATTGGCCCGTACAATCCGGTAGCGAGCTTTTGCTCGGTGTGCCCGCCGGAGCACGAAACCGGCAAAACCGAAATCGGCTGGTACCATCGGATGTGCGTGCAAAAGTTTGCCTTCCAAGCCGGTTACTACTTCAAGTGTCCCAACTGCTTCGAAATGAACGAGTTCACCGAGTACGCCAGAATGCACGGCATTTTCGTTCCGATGCGGGACGCCAGCTGGGAGCGGGAAAAGTACGCCTTCAAGGACATCCATCTGTCCAAGTGCAGCGCCGAGGGCTGCAAAGTGTCGGGAAAAAAGTCGAAACAACTGGTCGGCTGTAAGGCGTGTGGAGGCGCAACCATGCACATGACTTGCGCCGGGGTGGACGATCCCAGCGAGTACGTGTGCCCCGATTGTATGGATGCAACGTTTATTAAACTGTTTTAGGGCCGCCACGTTATTCGATCTCATGTAAATCCCACAATTAACTCTTAATCGTAAAATAGATTAAACAAGcagaacattcaaaatttaaacaggaaattaaaatttatttcaatcttTCACGACTCCACCTCCCCGCCGAACAGCTCCAGCGCGTCCCGCTCGTAAATCCGATTCCTCACCTTTGGCATTCCCGGTTGCTTGACCATTCGCTTCACGGCGTGCAGCTTCGACTTGATTGCTTCCCGGCTGTACCGGGCCAGGTTCGGATTGTCGCGCAGAGCCAGGTGAACCATCGTGTTGTCAATCCTTCCGTCCGCAACACGAAACCTCTTCGCCACCTGCAGCAACTCCTGCAGGTGGTCATCCTTCCAGGCCGGTCCCCGTCCGCCCTGCCCGCGCCGCTTTGGAGTCGACAACTCGGACGCAAACAGCACCAAGTCCTCCTCCTCCTGGTCGTCCTCTTCATTTGCACTGTCCACGGCATCAGCGGGTTGGACCATTTCCAGCTTCACCACCAGCTCGTCGCTTCTTGTGGCGTCCTGTTTCGGAACATCCGagctttcgtcgtcgtcgttagaGAACCCATTGAACTCGTCGTCCTCGTCGCAGTCCATTTCAAGGTAGCAGGTCGTTTGGGAAGTGTCCTTTTGCTCCTCCAGCTCGCACTTCGTCGCTGGTTCGAAGCCGGACGGTTCCGCTGGAACCTGCTCCAGCAAATCGTTGGTTAGTTGGCATTGCCGTACGAATGCGTACACGCTTTCCAGCAACTTTGTGCATCGCAGGCAGATTGTGCAGCTTGCGCCGGTTATGTTCGGTAGCTACAACgcgaaaaaaatagtaata
Coding sequences:
- the LOC120421397 gene encoding uncharacterized protein LOC120421397: MTARKFPEEGKCRTCRCPCIGATTDLFQDSFKGQTYGEILRAKLSVELPNITGASCTICLRCTKLLESVYAFVRQCQLTNDLLEQVPAEPSGFEPATKCELEEQKDTSQTTCYLEMDCDEDDEFNGFSNDDDESSDVPKQDATRSDELVVKLEMVQPADAVDSANEEDDQEEEDLVLFASELSTPKRRGQGGRGPAWKDDHLQELLQVAKRFRVADGRIDNTMVHLALRDNPNLARYSREAIKSKLHAVKRMVKQPGMPKVRNRIYERDALELFGGEVES
- the LOC120421395 gene encoding PHD finger protein 7-like, which produces MEIPDEFLVDADSFYVGIDRLQYLSCRSCSRFTPFLVYLPPNDGNQHVVFGLQKDQLLFCPGCVPRRQHLLQMYPLLGESVLCDNALLAALQGFEYSNPFYRKYARMARTLVTVETRLDGELPADSFCLAVDARFELVRRLFGGVHTLENWKYSGLQEIGTVLAAKAAEIRQFYGENQLMKSPVRVEACPVVEEIWEEGEMEPLVDVGSSQEGSETLNATLQPYIAVDKRFNLTVLSSKSPYSCGICLLTEKDVLRFGEFIEKQQKKDIFRCHYFCLLTGTYIVQNGRETSGVLGFLVNDIYSSFKRYRQNKCCYCGQLSAAVVCVEPGCERSFHYICGVKNNCLTQFSGPNPSYCHEHAPNDHPECHSENQTCWICCEEIGPYNPVASFCSVCPPEHETGKTEIGWYHRMCVQKFAFQAGYYFKCPNCFEMNEFTEYARMHGIFVPMRDASWEREKYAFKDIHLSKCSAEGCKVSGKKSKQLVGCKACGGATMHMTCAGVDDPSEYVCPDCMDATFIKLF